The following nucleotide sequence is from Drosophila takahashii strain IR98-3 E-12201 chromosome 3L, DtakHiC1v2, whole genome shotgun sequence.
TaccacaataaaaatttgtattaaaaaaaagttgtatttttttgacttttttcaaaaatatttttttgaacaagGCAGGCTCTTTATCAATTGTATGTTATTATCTATATAACAAAATTCAGAAGGTTTATCACAATCTGTgtgtaaataaaagtttttttatttcttatcaaAATTTTAAGTATAAAGATtagtaaactatttttaaaaagtttgtaCTCAACATGTCTGAAAAATCTCTAGAAATATCCCCGAATGGTTCTTTAACATTTACACAAGTCAATAACAGTCATGAAATCACCATAAGAAATGTTTCCAATAAGTCGGTGACCTATAAGgtgataaatattataaagctTTTCTCTAATTTGtacctttaaaacaaaattccataaaaaaaatcaatatttttatataggtGCAAAGCACAGTGTATGGCAAGTTCAATATCCGACCCCGCTGGGGAATCCTGAATCCCAACGAGCACTCACATGTCCTCATAACGATGTGCAAGGATGCCGAGCTCTCGAAAAAGGGCCGCGACAAGATAGTGGTCGTCTGCATGCTGGCGCCCATCAATGCCGTGGACTTCGACATGACCTCCTCCTTCTGGCGCCACAATATCTGCTACGATCCGAATATCGAGAGGCACCAGCTCACCTGCCAACAAATGGATGGAGGTGGCGAGGGCGGTGATAAGGACCCCAAAGAGGTGGAGGACCCCGGTCTAAGGATTCGCAGCAGAGGGCTATTCCCCTCGTTCTGCAGTATTCGCACGCCCAGCAAGTACTGGCGCTAGTTTTTGGATGGGTGGAGTGTCAATTATCCCGCCCGACTATTTCGCCCTAATGGCTGCAATGACTAAGTAATTGGTTAGCAGCCCTATGATGTCTTGCCGTGTGCCTCTATGGGCCAACATTGTTGATGATGAGCCTTCATTAAAAACTAAGAGCTTGTCTGTCTCCCTCTCTCTGTGGGTATGTGTGTTGGGTATCAAGTGGCTCGAAGGATGCTCAAGGATCCTGGTTACATGAAGTGCGTTTACCCCACACAACTGGCTGATAAAAAGAcgtaaattgcttgcatttgcCGAGTGGAACTCGGGCTCTACATTCGACTGGCAATTAGGCAAACGTTAACGAAGGCTTTTGAACTTTGGATATATTCCCATCGATTGACATTCTGTTGGGTCAACCCGGTTGCCCGGCAATTAACCAACCACTTTTGTAACTCGAAGCGTTAAGCAATTAAAGGGTCGAATAATGTTGAGTGGCAAGTGAAGCCATAAAAAGTTgtggtttggcttttttaagtggctaaagaaaaaaaacagcaagTCGAAAAACACTGAAATTAActtgagtttttaaaaaatatttcctataagaatatttagaaaataatatttttgtatttatttttaaattcagctGGAAAACCCTTTATAAATCTGGTTAGCCATCCCTCTCATTCACAAGGTTTATGGGCTAAAAGAGTGCTTTCCAACGGCAACGAGATAAAGACATTTGGAAATTCTTTGCAAAAGGCCAAACAGCATGAAAGGCACTCAGCCAGTAAATTAGGTTCATGTCTCAACTATAGTTTTGACCCAAGTCCAAGGGGCCAAAACAAACATTTCGATGCCGAAATGCCGATGATGATGTGGACTTGGGGTTTTGCGGGGGCGTTGCCAAAAACTGGGCACTTGTTCTGCTCGAGCTGTGCTGTTTGTTGTAGGTACTTTGGGGTGGCCAACAGCCCTGAACAATGGAGTAAATCATAGCCATGAAATATGTGCCAAGCGAGGAGACGACTACACCTGGCtggtaataataatgaaaatacaaaatagccCAACTGTTGTGGGGGCGGGCGAATATTCATCGCTGGCTGACTGGCTGGCTGATGCTTCACCTTGTGCAATTGCAGTTTGTTTGCCCGAATTTACGAGCCGGCACAAAAAGCAAACGTGACCAGTGGAGGAACaacatacaaatattttccttttggccaaataaaacacaaagggagcaaaacacacaaaaaataaatataaaaatgtaataaaattgcAGCTCATGCGAGCGATAAAACGCAACTTCCTTCTCCCCTCCTTCACTGGGAAATCTCAGTCGTAAACTATACAATGACTTAACCCTTTGGTGACCCTCTGGGCGGCTCCCCCAGTTTTTCCTGCTTTCTGCATGATTTAATGCGTAATTTTCAGGAGTTTGCAAAATTTTTCGGataatttatcatttttagATGGTTTTTGGTAGGGGATGAGGGAGGAGGACCGAACTTTGAGCTGGGATTTCTCCATTTTTTGTTGGCCACAACGACACCTGCCTCTGGCATTTCCACCTTTCCGCCCGTGGACCATTACAAATGGCTTTGGATGCGGATGCAGAGGCCTGGAGGCAAAAATTTGTGACCACAGCCCCATTGACATTTGAGATTTAGTGGTGAGTGGACAGGCCATCGACCATCGCCCATCGCAgccttaattaaaatttccccATTGAAATGCGGGCGGAGAATAATAAGCTGCCGGCACAAGCTCTGTTGATAAATGTCCTGGGAATTTCACAGGACTTTCAAAGGTCTTGCGCCAAAGGCAGCCCGAATTTTatggaaattgtttttactTAAAGTGTAggagctaaaatttatttgcatgAAAACTGCTCCAGAGTGGGAAGTAAATTTGGTGAAAATTACACAAAACTTTTTGGATTAGAGCTAGGAAGAAGTTTTTTTACAGGGGAAAAAAACTCCCATTGAACTTTTGTTATGATAAAAAGTGTAGTTTAGACAGAGATTTGGTTTACGATCTAACTAAATAAATGAAGCATAAAGTTTTGGGCGAAAGCTTTGGAACAGGTTcatcaaataaaagaaattggaGAATATTCACCTATATTTACTGTAGTTTTTCGTCCCTAAGAGAAATAACTAAAAGTTCAGTTTATTAGTTTTTACTCGCTTAATTATCCTGGAGCAACTTGTCTTCTTGTTACTCTCTGGATAGAATTTAAAACTCATGTGGAACacaattttcttaattaaaaattattaaacttttttcatGCTTCGCCTGTTCCAATCTAATTGAAATTCAATATGCTTTGGGGTTTGTGGATCCATCCTTTCTACCCACATCAAACTATCTCCTCGgaagcaattaaaaatgtaatgcatATCCTGGCCTTTGAATTATGTTTTCCCATCCCAAGCAAAGCGAATTCTTGGTCTTCAACTTGTGCCTTCTGGCTTTTCCTCATCCCGATCTAAGTATTATGCATGCAATAGCAAatattttgggaatttttgaTATGAGAGCACTTGCAAAATATGCAATTGGAGCAGGCAGACTTTGAGTAGGGCCAAAATGGAGTCGATTTTAATTATCCAACAATCATTTGCATACTTGGACGTTGATTCCCTTTGACCCTCATGAGAGTATGGTGTTGCCAGGTAATCATTTTCATCTCAACACTGAACGAAAATGTGTAACGTTCTACTTGACCAATAAATCGGGAATGAaatcgttttaaaaaattattattaaatataaattgtgaAAGAGGCGACCggtattattttcatttttaagtcCCACTTCTCTTTCAACACCTATAAATCAAGTCCTGCAATTCTAATTCGCGTTATCAAATTCCCCCGTATACGAAGTCCAATTAGTGGAAGTTAGCTTGCTTCACTGCACTGGAATTTGATTGATTCTCAGGTGCAGAGCATCATACATTGCATAGCATGGTACAGTCTCCCCTCGACATCTTGTAATTTGTCGTCTCATCTGGCAGTGTTTCTTCTGCTCGGGGTTTTTCATTCCATTTACCCCCTACCCATAACTCTTACacactttgaaatgcaacaCATGGCGACTGCAGAGATTTTCGCTTTTGCCCGTGTTTTTCCTCTTGATTTTCTGctccgtttttctttttcgtttctttgGCACTCAGAGTTCCTCCACTTTGCTACAATATCCTTTCTGCTGTCTATTTTTATCTCCGAGCACCGAGTTTCTCTGAGTTCTTTGGGGTTCGTTCGCATTATCACCCAAGAGTTGGGGGGGATTCGGAGTGCCGAGCACCAAGAGAGCTGTGGATTTGTCGTAATTGTGTATGGAGTGTTCTCGTCCATCGCAGCTCCGGCTACCTCTTTAATAAAGTTTCCACTGCCTCTTTGCCAGCCCCTATTTCCCGGTTTTGCGcctgtttattttcttttttctgccttgctgctgcttctgttgAAACAGACAACCCCATGCTGCGTTTTTGACTGTCTGCTCCATACAGTAAGAGAAAAACTCCTTATAAGAAGAAAATCCCAAAAGATCCCTAACAATATAAAAGATTATCTAAGGGTGATGCCGAATTAAACCTTagttaaaattattcaagttcTGAGTATTTTGTACatcacataaatattttatctatGAGTTTAAATTCTCTTGAAGTCTCTCAAGTGATCTTAAAAGAGCATAAAGAAAATGCCAGTGTATTTATATGTATCATCCACACAACCTTATGGTTAAACAGAAGCAGAAACAACAGCCTATTCCAGATCCCTCGGCAGTCTGAAGTCGGAGGCCAAAGGCAGCTAAAATTAGACTCCAGACGATGTCGATATGGCAGCAGTTTGCTCATTAAGCGACCAATGGCAATCGTACCGCATGTAcagcattttaatttgtagAATTAAGGCGTAGTAAATGAGTCAGGCCAGAACCCCCTTTTGGTATTTTCCACCTTTCTACCAGCCATTTCCgcataaaaacttatagaaagcaATAGGATGTTGAACCTCATTTTGGCACTACGACGATTTGTAATGGCAGCGGTAAATGAGTATTATTAAAAAGCGATTAAAGGAGTACAGTAAAGATTCACCGATAGCATTTAAATGGTCCTACTTTACTAAGGGTTGAAGTAGCTACATGATTTGAGGTGGGTTTATACGTGATTTCCCATTTAATGTTTAGGTTCGACATACCTGgaagaaaaggagaaaaatgCTAATTAGAtagaatatacaaaaatatttacttaaatatgtagctattttaagttaaaatgtttaacattTCCCCCTAAGAAgcagatttatttaatttagccTGTGGTGGTCACTTTTTGACAAACACAAAATTAGTTAGCAATTCCAAATAGTCatatttgtataataattTGATAGCATAGCTTAGTTCGGATATTCGCATGATCCGCTTTACTTCGACCAAATTACTTTAGATTAAtatgaacaaatatttttcatgaaatttatttttaaaataaactcatGCCCCTGgctagaataaaataaaataaaatagtgcGCCCCAGTACATTCACATAAATCCGCTTATTTCCACATGAATTGAGTTCAAAAAGTCAAaagcaaatataaaattcacCCCAAACACATCTGCACTTCAACGCAGATTTGTTGCGTGACAAAAatgcaaaacgaaaaaaaaaagtttaaaacaaaaaaaccgaatggaataaattatttataaaatccatcgaaatacatatacatatatatgtggacttttcaatttaaatgtgcGTAAATTGTTTGGAATTCCCGCGCCAAAAGCAGATTCCCAGGTTGTGTTTTTGGCATTGTCTGCAGTCTATAAAGCCGAAATACATAAatgtatttgaaaaatgtgtaaaCAAATGGGGGGTATGGAAAATGTttcaattacaaaattaaaaataacgaaaaacgaaaacacaGAGAAACATTTCCGCCAATGACACTCTTTCCATACCGttcccatttttttgttcttctcaCTCATCTCGCAACGAATGAGAGGGCTGAGCTCTCGGGTCTGGCCATTTAATCAGTTTAAATTGACACTGGGGGTCAAATTCATTAAGATAGaattcctttttgtttttgcttagcTGCTCTGGGCGTTGGCTTCAtgcgacaacgacaacgagaCGAAAAACGTCGACAAAACCTCTCGACGAAGACGAAGgcggaattttaaaaatcataaatttacGAAATAAAGATAGATTGGCGGGCGGTGCTGAAGGCATTTTCCATTAGCATTCCATTCCTGGCGGCAACTACGCAACACTTACACCTAGGCCAATGTAATTATTGCTTCCCCGGAAATCGCTTGAGGCGACTGAAAACTGTAAAGAACtttgtaaaaatcataaaaattaaattcaaggcGAAAGTCTAtagataattttaaaaatagctgCGGAATAACAAACGGAGTTGGGCGGGCAGGCAGGCAGAACAGCGCCTTTTGCAGGATATGCGTGACTGGCattgaaattaaacaaaatattttagcgCTCAGTGTCAAACGAGGCGAGAGACAGTATGAAATGGGCGGAGGTGGCAGTGGAGGAGATTGTGGAGGCGCCTTGGCGTAGATACTGTCGACGTGGAAACCTATGAAGAGGCTTCTGTTcgagcgaaaaaaatacaaatacataaataaacgTAATGGCTTtttacaacaataacaacagcaaTAAATCTTACTTAAACGAGATTTAAGCTTTCAAAATGCCCTGTAACCAAGCtcaaaaacgtaaaaaatgtcaaattcaGAAATACTAAAGTGTTGTTagttcaattttttatgaaaattgtttacatataataaagagaaataaatataccaaataataaaataaatcattaatattaaaaaccaaatctgTATACTCGGCTTTGATAAAAAATGTATCGTATTGatctaatttatatttattttaatgtatcTACCTTACAGTTAATATTACCCATCAGTTGTAGAATTACACGGTATTACCGCGTAACAAAGATATTTCCATCACTAGTAGCTACCAATTTATTTGCAGCCTTAGCTGACTTAGAAGGGCGTGGCTATGACAGGGCTATGCATTACTTTGATTTCCAGAAAAAGCGTTAACTTAACAAAGATCTATGGCTCAAATGAgtacgtgtgtgtgcgtgcgtggGCGTTGATTAAGTGCCCCTGTGTTTGCACATGCGAACACATGTAGAAACTCAAGGTGGAGTGGGGTGGTGCGGGTGCCAAGGGTAAACAATCCACCCTTCGTACAAAATGTTCACCAGCATATTTCAATATACTTGTCataattgcattaaaaattccaaaaagtcAGGACCCGCAGCGTTGAAACGACGAACATATTTCCACAAGCGATCAAATTTGAATTGCCCAAATTGCcctttattagttttttcacACACACTAAACAGGGCGAAATGAATGCCGGCAGAAACAATAACAACGGCGATAACCCTAAGAAGTAGAATAAATGTTTTCCACGGTTGTAAATAAGCGGCAGTAACAACAACAGGAACAATATCAAaacaatagcaacaacaaactGGGTTGCGTGTTTGGGCCGCATTAAAAGGAACTTTTCGGCCAGGACTACAAGGGATGGGATGGCAAGAGACGtggccacttttagtttttattcgCTACTTTTCTTTGTTGCGGacacaaaggcaaaaaaatgGAGAAAAGAAATGCAATACCTCAGGATACTCTATAAAGATTTCATGAACCTACACTAAATCTTAACTTATAACATCTCTAATAAAAAGTTCAcagtttatagtttttaaattatttataagtctAATTTATTACACTTCAACACATGCTTTTAGTATAAGCAGTGTGTTCTATAGCAGTAcacttaattttctttaatgaTTCATAATGTAAACAGTTGAAATATgagccataaataaaaatacactttaaaaatccataaagttcagtttattaaaaataaatattaaatatatgttttatttattttacttaggAGACCAAAACTTTAACACCCTTTTTGGCAGTTCAAAAAGGAAACAAAgacgaaaacaacaacaaattagtTATACTCCAGTTCTTAGCTGCTtcaatttcttattttgttcCAGTACAATTCTCTCTCCCCCGTTACCGCCTAATATTACCCTCATTATTATTTCGCTTTCGTTTTATACACACATATGTATACACACAATTAAGTGGCCATGGCCTAGGTGGATTGGATACTCGCATCCTGCTGCCAAAAGGGAGCCCTCATCAAATCGTTATTGATTGTGTGTGGAGGAGCTGAGCTCTTGCCGATGGTGGTTTtcggtggtggtgctgctgatgCCAGAAGAGAGACCTGGAAATTAAGTGCCCTGTTTTGAGCTATCATTAAAGCCCGTATCCTGCGGGCGCGCCTCATAAATATCGCCAAAGCATATTGATGGCTATCTGGCACGCAACTAGACTCCAATCGTTTCAACGACCCACCCGAAGGCAGCACTAACTTACAATCTTATATTTTTTGCCCGTCTCAAGATAATTTGATAAGTGTTTGTCTGCCCCGAAGGTTGTGGGCTACTGTATATCCCAACGGCTGAGattggaaatgaaaattttctcattattttaataaaaggaACAAACAAATTCtcaagaaaaagtgaaaataaagaaaaaccccacacaaatttacaatttagcgataaatatgtttttgataaataatgaaaaaaaaaacaaatttcaatgTACCTAcagaacaaaataaatatttataaatcttaaagattcttaataattatatttataatttaacgtataattatttttaaaagtatttgtcTAGTACGTACACAGCCATAGGTATTTAAGTTGACCATCCAAAACCCATCTCAACACATTTGACAATCGCTTATGTAGTGGCAAATGCTTCAATGTAGATTCTACCGAGTGGGGGGAGATTCGGTGGTGTTGGGTGTCTATATGGTCAGAAGGCAGGATTTTCAAGTGGGGTCGAGCACCATGAGTGTGTGTGCCGCTTGCGCTTATTGAATACGCAAAACATGAACAGCACAATAAAGCACGAAGGCAGCCAGCAACAACCAGCACCAACTACAAATACAAACAGGCAGCACAGAACAACAGCTGCAGCAAAAACATCGAAGACAAAGCCGGCCCCAAAAACAGAATCACAAACCCAATCACAATCGAAGAGAATCACAGACAAAGCGTGCATAATTAACATGCAAAACATACAAtgattatttgaatttatgtgCAAGAGATAATAGACTAAAGGGGGGTAAATCGGTTGGACAGATGTGTGTAATGGCAAAGCCAATGTGAGACCCCTTGAATGACTTGGTCAAGCTGATTTAAGCGTTCGGAATTGgtcaaaaatggaaaatgctaaaattgattttcaGTCTTTGGTGAGAACGAACCATCAAATACCCTGTATTCCCgatttcttatatatttaaaatatattttttataattttcggttttatttagtttttgttttgggcaTTTTGGTAAAGAAACTTGTAACattaaacttaataaatatacaaatcattttatatttccgCCTAATTGCACATTTgcacattttttaacattttcccATGTGGCCTCCGCTATTATTGTAACCATAACTgaaagaatacatttttaaaagcaacataaagggttttatttttctttagagCAAGACTCTTGAAAAATTACTGTACTTGGGGCAATGCCGGGGTGTGTAAAAGCaccgaaaaacaaaacctGCCCCATCTGAAAGGCGAAAGTGCAAGCGTCGAATGAGGTGCATTGTGGCATAGAATTGTGTGAGGGGTTAAGAGGTGAAAGGGGAGCAGAAGAGGGGTATAGAAACAGgcagctgctgcttcttcctgtgtgtgcgagagcgagagagggTAACGCAGAAAAAGCCAATTTAACGCTTGAATacagttttcaatttaaagttttcactTCTTTTTCCCgcttacttttttttggtaccaCACACAGCTTTCTTATTTCTGACTTGCTGGTGCGGTGTACACCATTCAATTTTGCCCCACTCCTTCCAGCGAATATCCCTTTTATATGGCCAGGCAACTTGTTACTCCTGAAAAACGCACAATGTGTTGATGGGTCGAAGGAGGTAAAGGGGGGACGTATCAAAATCCATCAACCACgggtccaaaaaaaagaaaaccgaaaagagagcgccttaaaattgtgtgtagccaaagccaaagcgcATAAAAGTTTACTTTGATTAAAGTTCGATCTTAAGGCACAATATACACAAAGTACGCAcagatacaaaaatattttttcatcagAGGCGTACGGAGTTTTTAATAAGGGGGATTTTATTTCTTAGagtttcttttttgttaagaatttgaaaattttaattattttaaaactccgATGTaacaaaatagaaacaaaatatttttcataattcaGATCAAAtcataaatgtttatttgaaaataaatcctTATTAATCACATGTtatcatatttataatttttttatatctattgatttaagaaaaaatgtctaTTATCCTTTTAGGCTTAAATGTAACCCTGAAAATACATCTCCCTGAGCGTACGCCCCTGTTTTTAACCACCAGAGAGCTATTGAGAAAGGGAGAAATGGGCGGTATAAGGTGGCAGACAGAAGCCAAAAGGCAAGTCAATGTAAGTGAAGCTATAAGTGAGCCAAAGCTGATTGAAATGATTGAGGCGAAATGGCGCGATATCGAGTGAGGAAAATGGGGAGTTTGGAGTGAAGCGGGGGGAAAAGGATGAAAGTTGGAGTAGGAAGAAGGAAGAAGAACGAAAATGCCGGGAAATGCTCCTCTTATAGATGGCAGCTAAAGTACGCAATGCTGTTATGTGTCAACAACGCAGACAGGATGCTGTTTATATTGCCAACATCAACTGGGATggaaaaagtaggaaattttgtTCAGCAAAATAAGATAAAAGACACTTTGCCATAATCGAAGCGGCgaaaaaggaaagaaagatCCGCTGTTGACCAAGATTAACTTGGATAAAACACGACaaagtcaaacaaaaacagaatatTCAAGAAAATCGAAACGGGAACAAAGAAAACTAAGACGACAACGTTATTGGTGGATCATATTTTGGTTCATGTTAAATTTATCTGTATTTTGTGCGTCGTTACGTTAACTATCTAACGAAACATTGTTGCACTTgggaaaaaaaagggtttgaATGATATTAGGTAAGCGAacttgttcaataattaagtTTAACCTTCGTTAATAATTCCGAGACTTTGGAATTTTATAAGTATCATTTCTTGTATGTTCCCATACCGCCCAAATTTGtttactattaaaaaaaaattgtacttaGCACTGCATTTATCTTTTTCAGTGAGAACCGAAAGACCAATCCCAAAAAGTAGACGTACCTGCAAATAGAAgaatacaaattatgattaatGATTGAAACTTGAACTCCTCGACTTAATCATCTATCAAAACACATAACAACATAACTATAATGTTTAATCAATTGTCAGAGCCGGTgctcaaaatattttggcattacCGAGCAGTTTCTTGCCCTCTTCCACAAATTTATGACAAAACACGgcgcaaacaaattaaatttgtgctGTTCATATCCACTCGGAACTCGTTAGGCGCCTAAACGTGGCTCAACTTTGCCCAATCTGTGCGATGACTTGTTGTTGGTTTTgaggcgattttttctttattttttaatgagcCACCTGGGGCCGCCGCACATTATGATCTCTTTGGCCACGCACAAGTTAGCCAAGCCGAAAAAAGAGACCTTAGACGAGGGCATAATTAAAAGCGAAGTAACGAAAAAGATTTTACCTTGCTGGCCTAAAAACCTAGTTGAATGGATAATGTTTTTCTCTCTTCACAAAAGTGCGGAAAAGTAATAATTTTCAAAGCataggaaaaaaatgtttttgaaatgAGCCAAACTAGACGGTCTAATGACTGAGCTTAAGTATCTGTGGATCTGCCCCATTGACCAACTCGGACCCTGAATTTCGACCATGTAATTTCCATCGCCCAGTCTGGGTCAAAGCCTTGATTGCTTCTATGGAAAttctcttttaatttttctctggCGAAATGAGATT
It contains:
- the LOC108061095 gene encoding uncharacterized protein — translated: MSEKSLEISPNGSLTFTQVNNSHEITIRNVSNKSVTYKVQSTVYGKFNIRPRWGILNPNEHSHVLITMCKDAELSKKGRDKIVVVCMLAPINAVDFDMTSSFWRHNICYDPNIERHQLTCQQMDGGGEGGDKDPKEVEDPGLRIRSRGLFPSFCSIRTPSKYWR